In the genome of Chloroflexota bacterium, the window GGGTGTCACCACTCACCGCCTCGCGCGTCCTGAACGGCAAGACGGCAGGCAAGGTTTCGGCGCGTACCCGCGACCACGTCCTGGCGACTGCTAAGGCGATCGGCTACCGGCGGAACCTCGCCGCGGCCGGGCTCCGACTGGGCCGGATGCACGTCATTGGCTACTTCACGACCAGCAGCACGCCGACGCCCTGGCAGGGGCATCAACTGGTCGGAGCGCAACAGGCCGCGCGCGAAGCCGGCTACAACCTGATGTTGCTCGGGACGGCGCCAGGTACGGACTGGCGCGAGACGGTCTCTGAGGCGATCGGTTCCGGACAGGTCGACATCCTGATTCTCCAGATCGACCCGCCGCCAACCGTGGACGACCTCCGTCCGTTCGAGGGACGGGTTGTGCTGCTCAACGATGCTGTGCCCGGTGTGCCGTCGGTGATGGAGGCCATCCGCGACGGCGTGCGCGAGATGATGCGGCACCTGATCTCGCTCGGCCACCGGCGGATCGCGTACCTCGCGGCGCCGGCCCACAGCGGCGGCCGGGTCCGCGCCTACCAGGGAGCACTCCACGAGGCCGGGCTCGAACCTGAGCCGCGCTACCTGGCCCAGGCCGACTGGGCGCTGACGGCCAGCGCAGCGGCGACCCAGCGGCTGCTCGGACTCGATGCGCCGCCCACGGCCATCGTCTGCGCCGACGATATCCTGGCGGCCGGCGTTTACCAGGCGGCCCGTGACACCGGCCTGGCGATCCCGCACGATCTCTCAGTCGCCTCGTGCTACGCGCTGAGCGTCGCCGAGATCCTGGTTCCAAGGCTGACGGCGCTCACGTCGTCGGCCGCGTTGGCCGGGACGACGGCGGTACAACTGGGACTGGCACTGGCCAACGGAGGTCCGGCACCGGCCAGCAAGAGTCTG includes:
- a CDS encoding LacI family DNA-binding transcriptional regulator; translation: MSPLTASRVLNGKTAGKVSARTRDHVLATAKAIGYRRNLAAAGLRLGRMHVIGYFTTSSTPTPWQGHQLVGAQQAAREAGYNLMLLGTAPGTDWRETVSEAIGSGQVDILILQIDPPPTVDDLRPFEGRVVLLNDAVPGVPSVMEAIRDGVREMMRHLISLGHRRIAYLAAPAHSGGRVRAYQGALHEAGLEPEPRYLAQADWALTASAAATQRLLGLDAPPTAIVCADDILAAGVYQAARDTGLAIPHDLSVASCYALSVAEILVPRLTALTSSAALAGTTAVQLGLALANGGPAPASKSLPMPLVVRESTASPR